The following are from one region of the Bacteroidota bacterium genome:
- a CDS encoding c-type cytochrome — MKFVISLSVFYFLVIINVSAQNDTIKLKEITVADSIKKETTLSMRSQSELFESCARCHTIGKGRLIGPDLAGIKEKHSEEWLIKFIQASDLVIASGDTAALRLFKENENLPMPRHDYSKDEVLSLVDYITFETKKLDADPNFLDNDFNNAPTSTSWVFILGILLILIPLIDLAFTRLLKIRLINVMLIFVGFAISGKAINEEATYLGRSQGFEPDQPIKFSHRIHAGDNKIDCNYCHTSSFESRHSSIPSANLCLNCHNVIRYGTNTGEEEINKIHKAFESKEPIQWVKVHSLPDHVFFSHAQHVNVGKLDCNKCHGEVEKMGRIQQVNDLSMGWCINCHKTEKVQFDNKYYSSYKHHEDIKSGKIKEVTVDDVGGTNCSKCHY; from the coding sequence ATGAAATTTGTTATTTCACTATCTGTATTTTATTTTTTAGTAATCATAAATGTTTCGGCACAAAATGATACTATTAAACTCAAAGAAATTACAGTTGCCGATTCCATAAAAAAAGAAACTACGCTTTCAATGAGGTCTCAATCAGAACTATTTGAGTCTTGTGCACGATGCCATACAATTGGTAAAGGAAGACTTATTGGACCAGATTTAGCAGGTATCAAAGAAAAGCATTCTGAAGAGTGGTTAATTAAATTTATTCAAGCTTCAGATTTAGTTATTGCTTCTGGAGATACTGCAGCATTAAGACTTTTCAAAGAAAATGAAAATCTTCCTATGCCTCGTCATGATTATTCTAAGGATGAAGTTTTATCATTAGTTGATTATATTACTTTTGAAACAAAAAAATTAGATGCTGATCCAAACTTTCTTGATAATGATTTTAATAATGCGCCTACTTCAACCTCTTGGGTTTTTATACTTGGAATCTTATTAATTCTCATTCCACTAATAGATTTAGCATTCACAAGACTGTTAAAAATAAGGCTTATTAATGTTATGCTAATATTTGTAGGTTTTGCAATTTCAGGAAAAGCCATTAACGAAGAAGCAACATATTTGGGAAGAAGTCAAGGTTTTGAGCCGGACCAACCAATAAAATTTTCACATAGAATTCATGCTGGTGATAATAAAATTGATTGCAACTATTGCCATACAAGCTCATTTGAGAGCCGGCATTCATCTATTCCATCTGCTAATCTTTGCCTAAACTGTCACAATGTAATCCGATACGGAACAAATACTGGCGAAGAAGAGATAAATAAAATTCACAAAGCCTTCGAATCGAAAGAACCAATTCAATGGGTAAAAGTTCATAGCTTACCCGACCATGTTTTCTTTAGTCATGCGCAGCATGTTAATGTTGGCAAATTGGATTGTAATAAATGCCATGGTGAAGTTGAAAAAATGGGAAGGATTCAACAAGTTAATGATTTGAGCATGGGATGGTGTATAAATTGCCATAAAACAGAAAAAGTTCAGTTTGATAATAAATACTATTCATCCTACAAACATCACGAGGATATTAAGTCCGGAAAAATAAAAGAAGTTACTGTAGATGACGTTGGCGGAACTAATTGTTCAAAATGTCACTATTAG
- the miaA gene encoding tRNA (adenosine(37)-N6)-dimethylallyltransferase MiaA, protein MKQNKTLIQICGPTGIGKTSLAIKLANFFKSEIISSDSRQFYHEMKIGTAMPTKQELAEVKHHFIGNRSIHNYYNVSMFEMDSLELLNRLFLEYDMVFMVGGSGLYMDAISHGIDDLPKVDLELRNSLEKKLADEGIESLRFELKHLDIEYYNSVDLKNHKRIIRALEVCMSSGKTYTSFRKKKSKKREFNIAKIALNCDRKILYERIDKRVDLMISKGLLDEARNLYKYRKLNALNTVGYKELFEYFDENISLEKAIELIKRNSRRYAKRQLSWFGRDNNIIWFQPSQLKEMKLYIS, encoded by the coding sequence TTGAAACAAAATAAAACCTTAATACAAATATGCGGACCCACAGGAATAGGGAAAACCAGCCTTGCTATCAAATTGGCAAATTTTTTTAAGAGTGAGATAATTTCGTCTGATTCCCGCCAATTTTATCACGAAATGAAAATTGGCACTGCTATGCCCACCAAGCAGGAGTTGGCTGAAGTAAAACATCATTTTATTGGCAACCGAAGCATTCACAATTACTATAATGTGAGCATGTTTGAGATGGACTCATTAGAATTGTTAAATAGATTGTTTCTGGAATACGATATGGTATTTATGGTGGGAGGTTCGGGACTTTATATGGATGCGATATCTCATGGGATTGATGATTTGCCAAAAGTTGATCTCGAATTAAGAAATTCTTTGGAAAAAAAACTTGCAGATGAAGGAATTGAAAGTTTGCGATTTGAGTTAAAACACCTTGATATTGAATATTATAATTCAGTTGACCTAAAAAACCATAAACGGATTATCAGAGCATTAGAAGTGTGCATGAGCAGCGGAAAAACCTATACTTCTTTCAGAAAGAAAAAAAGCAAAAAGCGTGAATTTAATATTGCAAAAATTGCTTTGAATTGCGACAGAAAAATTCTCTATGAAAGAATCGACAAGCGGGTTGATCTGATGATTAGTAAAGGTTTGCTTGATGAAGCCAGAAATTTGTATAAATACAGAAAATTGAATGCCTTAAACACAGTAGGCTATAAAGAATTGTTTGAATATTTCGACGAAAATATTTCGCTTGAGAAAGCTATTGAACTTATTAAACGAAATTCTAGACGTTACGCAAAACGGCAATTGTCGTGGTTTGGTAGAGACAACAATATAATTTGGTTTCAACCATCTCAGCTTAAGGAAATGAAACTATATATAAGCTAA
- a CDS encoding DNA alkylation repair protein — translation MVEYLKCLSEKYKANANSENALPMKKYMRNQFEFFGIKNPERKIIDKQFFAENGLPEISDLEKIIKSAWNLPEREFQYFAMFLLDKMKKQFDEKVLNLLEYLTLEKSWWDSVDFLSANMFGYMFQRFPVLIPEYTENWMASENMWLQRTSILFQLKYKEATDLELLSNFIHQLSSSKEFFIQKAIGWELREYSKTNPQWVIDFVENNKLASLSKREALKVINRNKK, via the coding sequence ATGGTAGAATATTTAAAGTGTTTATCCGAAAAGTATAAGGCAAATGCAAATAGCGAAAATGCCCTTCCAATGAAAAAATATATGCGTAACCAATTTGAATTTTTTGGCATTAAAAACCCCGAAAGGAAAATTATTGACAAACAATTTTTTGCCGAAAATGGGCTTCCTGAAATTTCCGATCTCGAAAAAATAATAAAAAGTGCCTGGAATTTGCCAGAACGAGAATTTCAATATTTCGCTATGTTTTTGCTTGACAAGATGAAAAAGCAATTCGATGAAAAAGTACTAAATTTATTAGAATATTTGACTTTAGAAAAATCGTGGTGGGACTCTGTCGATTTTCTTTCAGCAAATATGTTTGGATATATGTTTCAGCGTTTTCCTGTTTTAATTCCAGAATATACAGAAAATTGGATGGCTTCTGAAAATATGTGGTTACAAAGGACTTCAATACTTTTTCAGCTAAAATATAAAGAAGCCACCGATTTAGAATTGTTATCGAATTTTATACATCAATTATCTTCATCAAAAGAATTTTTTATTCAGAAAGCAATTGGTTGGGAACTTCGTGAATATTCAAAAACTAACCCTCAATGGGTGATAGATTTTGTCGAAAATAATAAATTGGCATCATTAAGCAAAAGAGAAGCTTTGAAAGTTATTAACAGAAACAAAAAGTAA
- a CDS encoding tetratricopeptide repeat protein, whose product MKKQKQKTKYPNKSEKTQTKKLEKTPQNLRKNYLAILIIVVVCFVLYGNTIPFGYAFDDTIVISGNEFTQKGFSGIKEIFTYDLFAGYYGKDKNMVVGGRYRPLSLLTYAIEYQFFGENPHINHFFNVLLYALCGIMIYIVLSMLFKLKFAKTFHQQKWYFSIPFLVAVFYVAHPVHTEVVANIKGRDEILVLLFSLISLYFSFKYLEKLKLKYLFINFFIFFLALLAKENTITFLAIIPLSAYFFSNYKARNILISIIPLILASVVFLIIRQSIIGTTPEKLEDELMNNPFLGMNFTEKFTTIFYTLVVYLRLMIFPHPLTIDYYPYHIPLVKLTDLRGIFSFLIYLGLSVFIIRNFKKKSIFVYSLLLFIITLSIASNILFPIGVFMNERFIFISSLGFSLAFIYFLIEIMPKIIKNKKVYQATFLSMMMIVFLLYSVKTISRNRAWESSFKLFTNDVHISANSAKGNGLAGEYYLIEAKNTEDEKLRDEYFQNGIKYLTRAIEIYPKHAIALYNLAAAHFQYNENYDEAIKVYKKILAISPYESKAFQNIAIILANNKDVDYKMKVFSDLLKINPNTFEINLEIGRLLLMNKNKTQEAIPYLEKAVSLNNQSFVALNSLGVAYNKTGKIKESAKIFEGSYKLRPNDIQIVQNLGIVYQQLGQNEKSKQYFDKVKELQTKTK is encoded by the coding sequence ATGAAAAAACAAAAGCAAAAAACAAAATATCCAAACAAAAGCGAAAAAACCCAGACCAAAAAACTTGAGAAAACTCCGCAAAATTTGCGAAAAAATTATCTGGCAATTTTAATCATTGTTGTTGTATGTTTTGTTTTGTACGGTAACACAATTCCATTTGGTTATGCTTTCGACGACACAATAGTAATTAGCGGAAACGAATTTACACAAAAAGGATTTTCGGGAATCAAAGAAATATTTACTTACGATTTGTTTGCTGGCTATTACGGCAAAGATAAAAATATGGTAGTTGGTGGCAGGTATCGCCCGCTTTCACTACTGACATATGCAATTGAATATCAGTTTTTTGGAGAAAATCCGCATATAAATCATTTTTTTAATGTGTTACTTTATGCACTTTGCGGAATAATGATTTACATCGTTCTTTCCATGCTTTTTAAACTAAAATTTGCAAAAACCTTTCATCAGCAAAAATGGTATTTTTCTATTCCTTTTTTAGTTGCAGTATTTTATGTTGCACATCCTGTACATACCGAAGTTGTTGCTAACATTAAAGGGCGCGATGAAATCCTGGTTTTACTGTTTTCGCTAATTAGCCTTTATTTCAGTTTCAAATATCTGGAAAAATTAAAACTGAAATATTTATTTATCAATTTTTTCATTTTTTTCCTTGCACTCCTGGCCAAAGAAAATACAATTACTTTTCTTGCAATTATCCCACTTTCGGCATATTTTTTTTCAAATTATAAAGCCAGAAATATTCTAATTTCGATTATTCCTTTAATTTTAGCTTCTGTCGTTTTTCTTATCATCAGGCAAAGTATAATTGGAACAACACCCGAAAAACTTGAAGATGAACTGATGAATAACCCATTTCTCGGAATGAATTTTACAGAGAAATTTACAACTATTTTTTATACACTTGTGGTTTATCTTCGTTTAATGATATTCCCTCATCCACTGACAATTGATTATTATCCATATCATATTCCGCTTGTTAAACTTACTGATTTGAGAGGAATATTTTCTTTTCTAATTTACTTAGGATTGTCAGTTTTTATTATTCGAAATTTTAAGAAAAAATCAATATTTGTATATAGCCTTCTATTGTTTATAATTACACTTTCAATTGCGTCGAATATACTTTTTCCTATTGGAGTATTTATGAACGAACGATTTATTTTTATTTCAAGTTTAGGATTTTCTCTTGCATTTATATATTTTTTGATTGAAATAATGCCAAAAATTATCAAAAACAAAAAAGTCTATCAAGCTACTTTTCTTTCAATGATGATGATTGTGTTTTTACTTTATTCAGTAAAAACTATTTCGAGAAATCGGGCTTGGGAAAGTAGTTTCAAACTTTTCACAAACGATGTTCACATCTCAGCAAACAGTGCTAAAGGAAACGGACTTGCAGGCGAATATTATTTAATAGAAGCTAAAAATACGGAAGATGAAAAATTGCGCGACGAGTATTTTCAAAATGGAATTAAATATCTGACACGTGCAATCGAAATTTATCCTAAGCATGCAATTGCTCTTTACAATCTTGCAGCAGCACATTTTCAGTATAACGAAAACTACGATGAGGCAATTAAAGTTTACAAAAAGATATTGGCAATAAGTCCGTACGAATCAAAGGCATTTCAGAATATTGCCATAATTCTTGCGAATAATAAAGATGTTGATTACAAAATGAAGGTCTTTTCAGACTTATTGAAAATAAATCCAAATACATTTGAAATAAATCTTGAAATAGGACGATTACTTTTGATGAATAAAAACAAAACTCAAGAAGCAATTCCTTATCTTGAAAAAGCTGTTAGTTTGAACAATCAGAGTTTTGTTGCACTGAACTCGCTTGGTGTTGCATACAATAAAACCGGAAAAATTAAAGAGTCTGCAAAAATATTTGAAGGTTCGTACAAATTAAGACCAAATGACATTCAAATTGTTCAAAACTTGGGAATAGTGTACCAACAACTTGGGCAAAATGAAAAATCTAAACAATATTTTGACAAAGTGAAA